A single genomic interval of Isorropodon fossajaponicum endosymbiont JTNG4 harbors:
- the msbA gene encoding lipid A export permease/ATP-binding protein MsbA has product MKYKQFISHLFVYLKPHVGKLVFTSVMMMLATVLESSVPEITGRIVDELFATERESKTAFIYAFALFGIVVLSSLFALTSTAVSSWVSNKVIMDLRVTMFAKLLKLPKSYFDQHPTGKTLSKLTFDVEQIAASASTIWLDFIKSSMTVVILIGYLFYKNWQLSLTLLALLPLVYLAVKLSSNRMRRSSIKVQKSMGDMTHLLNENISGNTLVKIYHAQSQISEKFNSLIKNIRQQRFKVDMTSSFNTAFVNILIGLSLSNVVYFSSTSLQMSAGEFLSFFTAMSMLLKPAKSLVNINKPLQNAMAAGESVFGLINEKEESNVGTKKLKKPKGAIQFNDVSFGYNNNTTVLKRINLDIKPGETIAFVGATGSGKTTIIQLLMRFYSPKQGSITIDGIDINQFEIDSLRSNIAFVDQNVQLFNDSIRGNIALGQLGTIPDKQIKRSAIAANADEFIQQLEHGFDTQIGENGVSLSGGQRQRLAIARAIAKDSPILILDEATSALDSATEKQVQNAIHEMQKDRTTIIIAHRLSTIQKADCIIVLRHGSIVEQGTHQELLDHQGEYTQLYKHQFED; this is encoded by the coding sequence ATGAAATACAAACAATTCATCTCTCATTTGTTTGTTTATTTAAAGCCACACGTCGGCAAACTTGTCTTTACCTCAGTCATGATGATGTTGGCAACAGTGCTTGAAAGTTCGGTACCAGAAATCACAGGTAGAATTGTTGATGAATTGTTTGCAACTGAACGTGAATCAAAAACTGCGTTTATTTATGCCTTTGCTTTGTTTGGCATTGTTGTTCTTAGTTCATTGTTTGCGCTTACTTCTACTGCGGTTAGTTCTTGGGTGTCTAATAAAGTGATTATGGATTTACGCGTTACCATGTTTGCTAAATTACTGAAATTACCTAAGTCATATTTTGATCAACACCCTACGGGAAAAACATTATCTAAACTCACTTTTGATGTTGAGCAAATTGCAGCCAGTGCTTCAACCATTTGGCTGGATTTTATTAAATCGTCAATGACTGTTGTTATTCTAATTGGCTATTTATTTTATAAAAACTGGCAGCTAAGTTTAACACTGTTAGCACTCCTACCACTGGTGTATTTAGCCGTTAAACTATCCTCTAATCGTATGCGTCGTTCAAGTATCAAGGTGCAGAAATCAATGGGTGATATGACGCATTTACTTAATGAAAATATCTCTGGCAATACTCTGGTTAAGATTTATCACGCCCAATCTCAAATAAGTGAAAAGTTTAACAGTTTGATTAAAAACATTCGTCAACAGCGTTTTAAAGTTGATATGACTAGTAGCTTTAACACCGCTTTTGTTAATATTTTAATTGGCTTGTCTTTAAGTAATGTGGTGTATTTTTCCTCTACTTCACTACAAATGAGTGCGGGTGAATTTTTGTCTTTTTTTACGGCAATGAGTATGCTACTTAAACCTGCTAAAAGTTTAGTCAATATCAACAAACCTTTGCAAAATGCGATGGCAGCAGGTGAAAGTGTATTTGGACTTATTAATGAAAAGGAAGAATCTAATGTTGGTACTAAAAAACTAAAAAAACCTAAAGGCGCTATTCAATTTAACGACGTATCATTTGGTTATAACAATAATACGACCGTACTTAAACGTATCAATCTAGACATCAAACCAGGTGAAACAATTGCATTTGTTGGTGCAACAGGTAGTGGTAAAACCACTATTATTCAATTATTGATGCGCTTTTATTCGCCAAAACAAGGCTCCATCACTATTGATGGTATAGATATTAACCAATTTGAAATTGATTCATTACGCTCAAATATTGCCTTTGTTGATCAAAATGTGCAACTATTTAATGACTCTATTAGAGGCAATATTGCCTTAGGACAACTAGGCACCATACCAGACAAACAAATCAAACGCTCAGCAATTGCTGCCAATGCTGATGAATTTATTCAACAACTAGAGCATGGGTTTGATACGCAAATTGGCGAAAATGGCGTATCACTCTCAGGCGGACAACGCCAACGACTTGCTATTGCAAGGGCAATTGCTAAAGACAGCCCTATCTTAATTTTAGACGAAGCCACTTCGGCATTAGACAGTGCTACTGAAAAACAGGTACAAAATGCGATTCATGAAATGCAAAAAGACAGAACTACTATTATTATTGCACATCGATTAAGCACCATTCAAAAGGCCGACTGCATTATTGTACTGCGCCATGGTAGTATCGTTGAACAAGGCACTCATCAAGAACTATTAGATCATCAAGGTGAATATACTCAACTGTACAAGCATCAATTTGAGGATTAA
- a CDS encoding CTP synthase, translating to MPTKYIFITGGVVSSLGKGIASASLASILESRGLNITMLKLDPYINVDPGTMSPFQHGEVFVTNDGAETDLDLGHYERFIRAQLGKKNNFTAGRVYENVIKRERRGEYLGDTVQVIPHITNEIKRLTQAGAQGADVALVEIGGTAGDIESLPFMEAIRQMGFELGHDNVLFIHLTLLPYIKVAGELKTKPTQHSVKELRGIGIQPDILICRSEYPLPDAERAKIALFTNVPQGSVFTSLDVDTIYKVPRALHEQGLDDVVVKKLSLNCKPTDLSDWDNVVEKLQHPKSSVDIAMVGKYMDLTESYKSLSEALIHASIHTQTKVNIHYFDSEEIEKSGTDCLSEMSAILVPGGFGNRGVEGKIATVKFARENNVPYLGICLGMQVAVIEYARNMANMTDANSTEFNESTSYPVIDLITKWQDVDGHKQTRNKDSDLGGTMRLGGQECALVEGTNSRNIYTKSVIIERHRHRYEVNNSLIKQLETAGLIVSGRSIDGTLVEMVEIKNHPWFVACQFHPEFTSNPRDGHPLFESFIKAANKAHDLILS from the coding sequence GTGCCAACAAAATACATTTTTATTACTGGTGGTGTGGTTTCTTCTTTAGGAAAGGGTATTGCAAGTGCGTCATTAGCTTCAATTTTAGAATCACGTGGTTTGAACATTACCATGCTCAAACTTGACCCTTATATTAATGTTGACCCTGGCACCATGAGCCCATTTCAGCATGGTGAGGTTTTTGTAACCAATGATGGTGCTGAAACAGATCTTGACTTGGGCCATTATGAGCGTTTTATTCGCGCTCAATTGGGCAAGAAAAATAATTTTACCGCAGGTCGTGTGTATGAAAATGTCATTAAGCGCGAACGTCGTGGTGAGTATTTGGGCGATACGGTTCAGGTCATTCCACACATTACCAATGAAATTAAGCGCTTGACTCAGGCGGGCGCACAAGGGGCTGATGTTGCCTTGGTTGAAATTGGTGGTACGGCAGGTGATATTGAGTCACTACCATTTATGGAAGCAATTAGGCAAATGGGTTTTGAATTGGGTCATGATAATGTGCTGTTTATTCATTTAACTTTGTTGCCTTATATTAAAGTAGCAGGCGAGTTAAAAACCAAGCCAACCCAGCATTCTGTTAAAGAACTAAGAGGTATTGGTATTCAGCCCGATATTTTAATTTGTCGGTCTGAGTATCCGTTGCCAGACGCCGAGCGTGCCAAAATTGCATTATTTACCAATGTTCCTCAAGGCTCTGTGTTTACCTCACTGGATGTTGATACGATTTATAAAGTACCAAGAGCCTTGCATGAGCAAGGTTTGGATGATGTAGTGGTGAAAAAATTATCACTAAATTGCAAGCCAACCGATTTGAGCGATTGGGACAATGTGGTTGAGAAATTACAACATCCTAAATCTAGTGTTGATATTGCCATGGTGGGTAAATACATGGATTTGACGGAGTCTTATAAGTCTTTGTCTGAAGCTTTAATTCACGCCAGCATACACACACAAACCAAAGTTAACATTCATTATTTCGATTCTGAAGAAATTGAAAAAAGCGGTACCGATTGTTTGTCCGAAATGAGTGCAATTTTAGTACCAGGCGGTTTTGGTAATCGTGGCGTTGAAGGCAAAATTGCCACAGTCAAATTTGCTCGTGAAAACAACGTGCCTTATTTGGGTATTTGCCTTGGCATGCAGGTTGCTGTGATTGAATATGCACGCAATATGGCGAATATGACTGACGCTAATAGTACAGAATTTAATGAAAGCACATCCTATCCTGTTATTGATTTAATAACAAAGTGGCAAGATGTAGATGGGCACAAACAAACTCGAAATAAAGACTCAGATTTGGGCGGTACAATGCGTCTTGGGGGGCAAGAATGCGCCTTAGTTGAGGGTACTAATTCACGAAATATTTATACTAAGTCAGTTATTATTGAGCGCCACCGCCACCGTTACGAGGTTAATAATTCATTAATTAAACAACTGGAAACAGCAGGTTTGATAGTTTCTGGGCGTTCTATCGATGGTACTTTGGTTGAAATGGTCGAAATTAAAAACCATCCTTGGTTTGTGGCTTGTCAGTTTCATCCAGAATTCACTTCAAATCCACGTGATGGGCATCCGTTATTTGAAAGTTTTATTAAAGCTGCTAATAAAGCGCATGACCTTATTTTGTCTTAA
- a CDS encoding M48 family metallopeptidase produces the protein MQRVFNRLKKVTHKADLPWEVHLIDNHQWNAFTIGGGKVFVYTGLFKGKLAVRSDDELAAILAHEIAHVNARHASEKQGKLMLSKLLDKKLRSAAYEASFTTNQEDEADKYSVIYSALAGYKPSAGAEIWARMHKQLGSDSKDRLHDHPLNADKAKSLTRYAKLAEQYYHSGKINKNYKTLLTNNAVFFHQGESTLKAGEGGGFLALFETLGNAYVEAEKAKQEQRKRGL, from the coding sequence ATTCAGCGTGTGTTTAATCGACTTAAAAAAGTTACGCACAAAGCAGATTTACCTTGGGAAGTACACCTAATTGACAATCATCAGTGGAACGCTTTCACCATTGGTGGTGGGAAAGTTTTTGTTTATACAGGGTTGTTTAAAGGCAAGTTGGCAGTGCGCTCTGATGATGAGTTGGCAGCTATTTTGGCTCATGAAATAGCGCATGTAAATGCTAGACATGCTAGTGAAAAACAAGGTAAATTAATGTTATCGAAATTACTTGATAAAAAACTTAGAAGTGCAGCCTATGAGGCAAGTTTCACCACTAATCAAGAAGACGAGGCGGATAAATATTCAGTTATTTATTCAGCATTAGCAGGTTACAAGCCAAGTGCAGGTGCTGAAATATGGGCGCGTATGCATAAGCAATTAGGTAGCGACTCAAAAGACAGATTACATGACCACCCACTTAACGCCGATAAAGCAAAAAGCCTAACACGTTACGCAAAGCTAGCTGAGCAATACTATCATAGTGGTAAGATAAATAAGAATTATAAAACGTTACTGACAAATAATGCTGTGTTTTTTCATCAAGGTGAATCAACGCTTAAAGCGGGTGAGGGTGGTGGATTTTTAGCCCTGTTTGAAACTTTGGGTAACGCTTATGTTGAGGCAGAAAAAGCCAAACAAGAGCAGCGTAAGCGTGGTCTTTAG
- the der gene encoding ribosome biogenesis GTPase Der yields MGLPIICLVGRPNVGKSTLFNRLSHSRQALVSDFEGLTRDRQYAEVLLDDDTQTFATIIDTGGLTNKDNLVDSGIQGQVLNALEESDVIYFMVSSRDGVIGLDLEIAARLRKLKKNIILVCNKAEGLNPILAAEFFELGLGEPMLISAEHGQGIADLIDATLPLLPQATVDEMEEVEDIAVAVLGRPNVGKSTLINRILGQERVLVIDLPGTTRDSIYIPFEREGQKYTLIDTAGIRRKRSTHEKVEIFSIIKAIDALEKAHVVILVLDAQTGVTEQDATLLGMIADKGRALLIVINKWDGLGDYQKQEVKRKLDIKLSFANYASVHYISALHGSGVGKLFAPINQSYQNAGRQYSTSVLNKILEKANQGHQPPPVKGRRLKIKYVNQTDVFPPTFTFHGNHLQNVPNAYERYLKNFFINALKLINTPIKIEYKSGNNPFKDRKNVLNARQIAKKRRLMKFVKKR; encoded by the coding sequence ATGGGCTTACCTATTATTTGTCTTGTTGGACGACCTAATGTTGGTAAGTCCACGCTGTTTAACCGCCTAAGCCATTCACGCCAAGCATTGGTGTCTGATTTTGAAGGGTTAACTCGCGATCGTCAATATGCAGAAGTGCTTTTGGATGATGATACGCAAACTTTTGCCACAATTATTGACACAGGCGGACTGACTAATAAAGACAATTTAGTTGACAGCGGCATTCAAGGTCAAGTGCTGAACGCGTTAGAAGAATCAGACGTTATTTATTTTATGGTTAGTAGCCGAGATGGTGTGATTGGTCTTGATTTAGAAATCGCAGCACGCCTTAGAAAGCTTAAAAAAAATATCATCTTAGTTTGTAATAAAGCTGAGGGCTTAAACCCGATCTTAGCTGCTGAATTTTTTGAACTTGGACTGGGTGAGCCCATGCTGATTTCAGCCGAACATGGCCAAGGTATTGCTGATTTAATTGACGCTACCTTGCCCTTACTACCTCAAGCCACCGTTGATGAAATGGAAGAAGTGGAAGACATTGCTGTAGCTGTACTTGGCAGACCTAACGTGGGTAAATCAACATTAATTAACCGTATTTTAGGGCAAGAGCGTGTGCTGGTGATTGATTTGCCAGGTACCACGCGTGATAGTATTTATATCCCTTTTGAGCGCGAAGGGCAAAAATATACACTCATTGACACAGCAGGCATTCGCCGTAAACGCTCAACCCATGAGAAAGTTGAGATATTTTCTATTATTAAAGCCATTGATGCCTTGGAAAAAGCTCATGTTGTCATTCTTGTATTAGATGCACAAACTGGAGTGACTGAACAAGACGCTACCCTACTGGGCATGATTGCAGATAAAGGTAGAGCATTACTCATTGTCATTAACAAATGGGATGGTTTGGGTGATTATCAAAAGCAAGAAGTTAAACGCAAATTGGACATTAAACTTTCTTTTGCAAATTATGCTAGCGTGCATTACATTTCTGCCCTACACGGCTCTGGTGTGGGTAAATTATTTGCACCCATTAACCAGTCTTATCAAAACGCTGGCAGACAATATTCAACCTCAGTATTGAATAAAATTTTAGAAAAGGCCAATCAAGGTCATCAGCCACCACCTGTTAAAGGCAGAAGGCTAAAAATCAAATACGTCAATCAAACCGATGTATTTCCGCCTACGTTTACTTTTCATGGCAATCACCTACAAAATGTGCCCAATGCCTATGAGCGTTATTTAAAGAACTTTTTTATTAATGCCCTAAAATTGATCAACACCCCTATCAAAATTGAATACAAAAGTGGCAACAACCCTTTTAAAGATAGAAAAAATGTATTGAATGCTAGACAAATTGCCAAAAAGCGTCGTTTAATGAAATTTGTTAAAAAGCGTTAA
- a CDS encoding YfgM family protein, translating to MKNFIEVGKTEEEQVEQVKRWIKENTLQIVVGITLGLSGIWGFDAYKNYQHTQLIEARSIYLTLSANPNDTQAYEQLKNNHASSGYFDQATLILAKNAVANKNYTQALEYLTPLSDTSNVSIAKVVNMRIASLHLEIGHYKQALKTLNTAPNSAFDGLYNQLKGDIYLADKQTDNAKKHYELALSQISKNSGLQNLIKIKLSDLN from the coding sequence ATGAAAAATTTTATTGAAGTAGGTAAGACTGAAGAAGAACAGGTTGAGCAAGTTAAACGTTGGATCAAAGAAAATACACTACAAATTGTTGTTGGTATTACCTTAGGTTTAAGCGGCATTTGGGGTTTTGATGCTTATAAAAATTATCAACACACACAATTGATTGAAGCGAGAAGTATTTACTTAACACTTAGCGCCAATCCTAACGACACACAAGCCTACGAACAACTAAAAAACAACCATGCAAGTAGCGGCTATTTTGACCAAGCAACATTAATTCTAGCTAAAAATGCGGTGGCTAATAAAAATTATACGCAAGCACTTGAATACCTTACTCCGTTGAGTGATACAAGCAATGTCTCTATTGCTAAAGTTGTCAACATGAGAATAGCCAGCCTGCATTTAGAAATAGGCCATTACAAACAAGCGCTTAAGACGCTAAATACTGCGCCTAATAGTGCATTTGATGGCTTGTACAATCAACTTAAAGGGGATATTTATTTGGCTGACAAGCAAACTGACAATGCTAAAAAACATTATGAATTAGCCCTAAGTCAAATTTCTAAAAATTCTGGATTGCAAAATTTGATTAAAATTAAATTAAGCGATCTTAATTAA
- the hisS gene encoding histidine--tRNA ligase codes for MSKKIQAIRGMNDLLPKDSAFWLSLEKTIFNLFISYGYQNIRTPIVEKTDTFCRAIGGATDIVEKEMYSWTESSGESLSLRPEGTAGCVRMMIEHNLPREGVQKVFYQGVMFRHERPQKGRYRQFHQVGLEVFGANDTKADAELMIMTHALWQVLGLKNIILEINTLGSSEARAAYRKVLVVYFNQHKDQLDEDSLRRLKTNPLRILDSKNKAMHSLISDAPKLMDCLDEESAQHFEQFKTYLGALDIAYIINTRLVRGLDYYNRTVFEWTTTDLGAQGTICAGGRYDGLVEKMGGTPTPAVGLAIGLERLVLLLEAQNLMIVEPTTLSIYLVALGEKAQIKSMQIASTLHDALPNAILYNDITLGSFKSQFKKADKAKAHFALILGEQELNNNQVSIKPLKGQGVQQTMDLEEAIKYFKENT; via the coding sequence ATGAGTAAAAAAATCCAGGCCATTCGTGGCATGAACGACTTATTACCCAAAGATTCTGCGTTTTGGCTGTCGTTAGAAAAGACAATATTTAATTTGTTTATTAGTTATGGCTATCAAAATATTCGCACGCCAATTGTTGAGAAAACGGATACTTTTTGTCGTGCAATTGGTGGGGCTACGGATATTGTTGAAAAGGAAATGTATTCGTGGACAGAGTCAAGCGGCGAGTCATTAAGCTTAAGACCTGAAGGCACAGCGGGTTGTGTGCGCATGATGATTGAGCATAACTTGCCCAGAGAAGGGGTTCAAAAAGTTTTTTATCAAGGGGTAATGTTTCGGCACGAACGCCCGCAAAAGGGGCGTTATCGTCAATTTCATCAAGTGGGGCTTGAAGTATTTGGTGCAAATGATACCAAGGCGGATGCTGAACTTATGATAATGACGCATGCTTTGTGGCAAGTTTTAGGTTTGAAAAATATTATATTAGAGATTAACACTTTAGGCTCTAGTGAGGCTAGGGCTGCTTATAGAAAAGTATTGGTTGTGTATTTTAATCAGCATAAAGACCAGCTTGATGAGGATAGTTTAAGGCGATTAAAAACCAATCCTTTGCGCATTTTAGATAGTAAGAATAAAGCGATGCACTCTTTAATTAGCGATGCACCTAAGCTAATGGATTGTTTAGACGAAGAATCTGCACAACACTTTGAGCAGTTTAAGACTTATTTAGGTGCCTTAGACATTGCTTATATAATTAATACCCGCCTGGTTCGCGGATTAGATTATTACAACCGCACTGTATTTGAATGGACGACAACTGATTTAGGTGCACAAGGTACGATTTGCGCCGGTGGACGGTATGATGGTTTGGTTGAAAAAATGGGTGGCACACCGACACCAGCAGTTGGTTTAGCGATTGGTTTAGAGCGCTTGGTGTTGCTATTAGAAGCGCAAAACCTAATGATAGTTGAGCCTACTACTTTGTCTATTTATTTGGTTGCATTAGGTGAAAAAGCGCAGATTAAATCGATGCAAATAGCCAGTACTTTGCATGATGCACTACCTAATGCAATCCTTTATAATGACATCACTTTGGGTAGTTTTAAAAGTCAGTTTAAAAAAGCAGATAAAGCCAAAGCGCATTTTGCATTAATCTTGGGTGAGCAAGAATTAAACAACAATCAAGTGAGTATCAAACCTCTAAAAGGCCAAGGAGTACAACAAACCATGGATTTAGAAGAAGCGATTAAATATTTTAAGGAAAACACATGA
- a CDS encoding SpvB/TcaC N-terminal domain-containing protein has protein sequence MIPPTLVGSTAGALSVNQGAANYTIPITVPPGVAGMQPELSINYNSNAGNGILGMGFNAML, from the coding sequence TTGATACCACCAACCCTAGTTGGCAGCACCGCAGGAGCTTTAAGCGTTAACCAAGGTGCAGCAAACTACACCATCCCCATCACTGTCCCACCCGGTGTTGCAGGCATGCAACCCGAACTTAGTATTAACTACAACTCAAACGCTGGCAACGGTATTCTAGGCATGGGCTTTAATGCAATGCTCTAA
- the glyA gene encoding serine hydroxymethyltransferase — translation MFDKSQTLAKVDTEIHQAIALEEARQEAHIELIASENYTSPAVMEAQGSQLTNKYAEGYPKKRYYGGCEHVDTVEQLAINRAKALFGADYANVQPHSGSQANAAVFQALLVPGDTILGMSLAHGGHLTHGAAPSFSGKNFNAIQYGLNEKTGEIDYEQVEALAKEHKPKMIIAGFSAYSRVVDWQRFREIADAVSAYLMVDMAHVAGLIATGEYPSPVAIADVTTTTTHKTLRGPRGGLILAKANEVIEKKLNSAIFPGIQGGPLMHIIAAKAVSFKEAMSDEYKAYQKQVKINAQVMANTFIKRGFDVVSGGTDDHLFLVSFIDQGLTGKAVDTALGSAYITVNMNAVPNDPQSPFVTSGIRVGTPAVTTRGFNENDCADLATWMCDICDDLENEAVIDKVREKVTSLCAKHPVYN, via the coding sequence ATGTTCGATAAATCTCAAACGTTAGCTAAAGTAGATACTGAAATTCATCAGGCGATTGCACTAGAAGAGGCTCGCCAAGAGGCGCATATTGAGTTAATTGCCAGTGAAAACTACACCTCACCTGCAGTGATGGAGGCGCAAGGCTCGCAATTGACGAATAAGTATGCTGAGGGCTATCCTAAAAAGCGTTATTACGGTGGATGCGAGCATGTTGACACAGTTGAACAATTAGCGATTAACCGTGCTAAGGCATTATTTGGTGCGGATTATGCGAATGTTCAGCCACATTCTGGTTCTCAGGCGAATGCTGCAGTTTTTCAGGCATTGTTAGTGCCCGGAGATACAATTTTAGGCATGAGTTTGGCACATGGCGGGCATTTGACGCATGGTGCTGCGCCTTCGTTTTCGGGTAAAAACTTTAATGCCATTCAGTATGGCTTGAATGAAAAAACGGGTGAAATTGATTATGAGCAAGTTGAGGCTTTAGCAAAAGAGCATAAGCCTAAAATGATTATTGCTGGTTTTTCGGCGTATTCACGTGTGGTTGATTGGCAGCGTTTTAGAGAAATTGCAGATGCTGTTAGCGCTTATTTAATGGTTGATATGGCGCATGTTGCAGGTTTGATAGCAACGGGTGAGTATCCATCGCCAGTGGCAATTGCAGATGTAACCACAACAACCACGCATAAAACACTTCGCGGTCCTCGTGGCGGTTTAATTTTGGCTAAGGCTAATGAGGTAATTGAGAAGAAACTTAATTCTGCTATTTTCCCTGGTATTCAAGGTGGACCACTGATGCATATTATTGCTGCTAAGGCGGTGAGTTTTAAAGAGGCAATGAGTGATGAATATAAGGCTTATCAAAAGCAAGTAAAGATTAATGCACAAGTGATGGCCAATACATTTATTAAGCGTGGGTTTGATGTGGTGTCAGGTGGTACGGATGACCATTTATTTTTAGTAAGTTTTATTGACCAAGGATTAACAGGTAAAGCAGTAGATACTGCCTTAGGTAGTGCATATATTACAGTTAATATGAATGCCGTGCCAAATGACCCACAATCCCCTTTTGTAACCAGTGGTATTCGCGTGGGCACGCCAGCAGTGACAACGCGTGGTTTTAATGAAAATGATTGTGCCGATTTAGCTACGTGGATGTGTGATATTTGTGATGATTTAGAGAATGAGGCTGTGATTGACAAGGTTAGAGAAAAAGTCACTAGCCTTTGTGCTAAGCACCCAGTTTATAACTAG
- the radA gene encoding DNA repair protein RadA: MAKTKVEFVCRECGSSHHQWAGQCLDCKSWNTLEEIVLLQTAPSKSTILQDLPASKVQNLSDIKSENKVRLSTGLSELDRTLGGGLVDGSVVLIGGDPGIGKSTLILQAVAKINQKHTTLYVSGEESADQISDRALRLGIKEDILLLSETHLEKIITLAKAVQPKVIVIDSIQTMVTDGSTSVPGSVTQVRDCAAQLTQFAKQTNTILLMIGHVTKDGVLAGPRILEHMVDTVLYFEGDAGGRYRIIRAVKNRFGAVNEISIFVMSEAGLQQVENPSAIFLSNSAKPSPGSMVMVTREATRPLMIEIQALVDTASGNSKRVCVGLDQNRLALQLAVLHKHGGIATHDQDVFVNVVGGIKMNETASDLVVMLAIMSSLRDKVIPKDWVAFGEVGLTGEVRPVYNGIERLSEAQKHGFKVAIIPKGNAPKKILKGLKIVPVEYLHQALQFMIENT; this comes from the coding sequence ATGGCAAAAACAAAAGTTGAATTTGTCTGTCGTGAATGCGGTTCTTCGCATCATCAATGGGCAGGGCAGTGCTTAGATTGTAAATCTTGGAATACGCTAGAAGAGATTGTGTTGTTGCAAACTGCGCCATCAAAATCTACAATTTTGCAAGACCTTCCTGCCTCTAAAGTTCAAAATTTATCTGATATCAAATCAGAAAATAAGGTTAGACTTTCAACGGGGCTAAGTGAGCTTGACCGTACTTTGGGTGGTGGCTTGGTTGATGGCTCGGTGGTGTTGATTGGTGGTGACCCTGGTATTGGCAAATCAACTTTGATTTTGCAAGCGGTTGCTAAAATTAATCAAAAGCACACAACTTTGTATGTGAGTGGCGAGGAATCGGCTGACCAAATCAGCGACAGGGCGTTGCGCCTTGGTATTAAAGAGGACATTCTTTTGCTGAGTGAAACGCATTTGGAAAAAATCATCACACTTGCTAAAGCAGTACAACCCAAAGTTATTGTCATTGATTCTATTCAAACCATGGTAACAGATGGCTCTACTTCGGTACCAGGCTCGGTAACACAAGTGCGTGATTGTGCTGCACAACTGACTCAATTCGCCAAGCAAACCAATACCATTCTTTTAATGATTGGCCATGTTACTAAAGATGGTGTGTTAGCAGGTCCAAGAATTCTTGAGCATATGGTAGACACGGTGCTTTATTTTGAAGGGGATGCAGGTGGGCGTTACCGTATTATCCGTGCGGTAAAAAACCGTTTTGGTGCAGTGAATGAAATTAGTATTTTTGTGATGAGCGAGGCAGGCTTACAACAGGTTGAGAATCCATCAGCAATATTTTTATCAAACTCAGCCAAGCCTTCACCAGGCTCTATGGTGATGGTAACACGTGAGGCAACTCGACCACTGATGATTGAAATACAAGCATTGGTAGATACTGCCAGTGGCAATTCTAAGCGTGTATGTGTTGGTTTGGATCAAAATCGTTTGGCTTTGCAACTTGCAGTACTACATAAGCATGGTGGCATTGCAACTCACGATCAAGATGTATTTGTTAATGTGGTTGGTGGTATTAAGATGAATGAGACTGCCTCAGATTTGGTGGTCATGTTGGCAATTATGTCTAGCTTGCGGGATAAGGTTATTCCCAAAGATTGGGTTGCTTTTGGTGAGGTGGGTTTAACGGGCGAAGTGCGTCCAGTTTATAACGGCATTGAGCGTTTGTCAGAAGCGCAAAAACATGGCTTTAAAGTAGCGATTATACCCAAGGGGAATGCGCCTAAAAAAATACTTAAAGGGCTAAAAATTGTGCCGGTAGAATACTTGCATCAAGCTTTACAGTTTATGATTGAAAACACCTAA
- a CDS encoding HIT family protein, which produces MNTDCLFCQLREERIIGQCDLTITFLDSYPASPGHALIIPKRHVATYFDITEQEQNAIAKAIQKAKLILDEEFSPDGYNIGVNNGEAAGQSIMHLHVHLIPRYKDDVENPKGGVRWVISNKADYWSNRDK; this is translated from the coding sequence ATGAATACAGATTGCTTGTTTTGTCAATTGCGTGAAGAAAGAATTATTGGTCAGTGTGATTTAACTATTACGTTTTTAGACTCTTATCCTGCCTCTCCTGGGCATGCGTTGATTATCCCTAAAAGACACGTTGCTACTTATTTTGATATTACCGAACAAGAGCAAAATGCGATTGCTAAAGCCATTCAAAAAGCCAAATTGATTCTTGATGAGGAGTTTTCTCCAGATGGTTACAACATTGGTGTGAATAATGGTGAAGCAGCAGGGCAGAGCATTATGCACTTGCATGTGCACTTGATTCCTAGATATAAAGACGATGTTGAAAATCCTAAGGGTGGCGTGCGTTGGGTGATTTCAAACAAGGCTGATTATTGGAGTAATCGAGATAAATAA